In Euphorbia lathyris chromosome 2, ddEupLath1.1, whole genome shotgun sequence, the sequence TACAAAAAGCTCACTGAAGTAATTACGAACATGATTTCCCATATCAACCGGATCCTCAATCACAACGCCACTATCATCTGTCAGGCTTGATAATCTGTTTTGGAATCTCCTGGCCTTCACACTACAGTGGAAAAATTTCGTGTTTAAGTCCCCTTCCTTCAGCCAAAAGACTTTTGATCTTTGCTTCCAAAAAACCTCCTCATGATCCAAAACCAATTCAAGCTGTTTTTGTGCCACTAGGAATCTAGCAATTGAACCACTATCCTCCTTATCCCTTAGCAAACTAAGTCGTTTTTTCAGATTATCAATTTTGCTACGGAAGCGCCACTGGAATTCCTTCCCCCATTGTTCCATAACATTCGCACAAACCCATAATTTTTCCATCAGGCTCAGCTCAGAACAAGCATATATATGATTTATTCAATTTAGATAATAAGAGGAGAAAATGAACCTGTAATGGAATACTTAAAAGTTAGCCTACAACGTTACTTTACACAAACTGTGACCGTAAATTAAACTATCAAGTTCTCAACTATCCTTTAATTAGaattggttaattataaataatggTCTAAAAACTGGCCCAAGAAAAAAGCATGAgcaaagctttttttttttttttttttcaaataatgcTTAAACATTTACAAGTAAATCGTGAAAATAGCAAAGAATAAAACTTTACACAAGTACAAACAACTACAACTGCCTAATACAACGTtcataaaggaaataaaaaaagttataaagagcaaaaataatcataaaatgtACAACTAAAACAGTAAGATGACAAAACTCATACTTTTATGAATCCAACTCCACATGAAAGCCATTGTATCGTCATCATTTAGTTTCTTCCGGCTAACTAGGTCTGAGTCATTTTTACTGGTGCAACCCCGTAGATCTGTGGAtctacgtataaaataacacgtttccgctcttgctaaatctgaAAAGAGCATAAACGACAGAGATATAACTAATAGGTGCGAAACAGATGGAGAAAATCCGATGAAAAGTATGGATCTACAACTGAAAACAAAATGAAACACTAAAAGCTAGGAAAACGGAAATATAATCATAGATGGaaggaagaaaaaggaagatCATTAGTtgtaaaattaaaactaaacatGAATTTTGGTCCAAATTTGTGTAATTAAACACCCAATGCTCTAACTTTACATTATCACGGGAAAgcattctaaaaattaagttcagTTCATTCTTAATATTGTTAGTATGTAGGGATGgtaacgggtagggtacccgcgggtaatgccatttccaaacccttacccttttattttttaattacccgtacccgtctcattaccctaacgggtatactttttccatcccatacccttcccatttaattcgtgggtacccgcgggtacccttacccgttaagaatcaataaataaaaaatattacaaatttaacaaactataaatttaataaatcatcaatctaaaattaaataaaatgaacCTTAATTATAAGAATAAAAGTAGattagtggtatcacttaattgttgaaaaataaatggttgaagtttaaatttcatgtcttacatctaaaaaacaatgatatttattaatataatttttttttatgacgggtaacgggtaccctagggggtattcccatacccgtcccattaccctaatgggtaatggttttgatctcatacccgtcccatacccttttatacagggtacgggtagtcctattaggatcgggtagtgccaggtacccgcgggtacactacccgttgccGTCCCTATTAGTATGATATATTTATCAATacaatttatcttttttttcaaTGCTATTAAACCATGTTTATAATTAAATCTTGTgccaaaacaaaattaattaaggatTTTATATCGTTTTTATCATTTCTATATTTACAGTCTTCAGATTGAAAGTCAAGACGTGCGCAATTAAGTTGGAATGACATTGCCTTTTCAAtccttttattttcacattAGAAAAACTATTTTTAGAATCAATTTTCATGTTGGcgttaacttttattttttacagCAAAACAAAACTGggaaatatatttttagaattaatttccAAATGTTTGAGAACACGAATGGAATCCCTAGCACTCTAGTAAATACCGTGGAACCTACAAAAGGCGGAAAGAATATAAAGGGTTTATttagaaaattatttaatttatatcatGGAAAATTATGTTATTTGGTGTTTTggttggggtaaattacacccatggccattgaactttactcaattaatattgtggccactgaacttcaattctgaACAGTATGATCactaaattttacattttttaacaccggtagccactcaacacctcaaaacgaccactgacggtctgaaaataaaaaatcaaagagttaatgatattctaaggaactttaattcttaaaaattttcgtttttaggtcatgtagatattgtttggttaggagagagagtgagtttttagaaagagaaagctccTAAAAAAgtgattttgaaaaacaaaaaatgtgatttcatggtaaatgtcgttatgaacagctttaattcttgaatattttcattttgaggtcgttaacggtcattttgaggacttggttaaagttgagtggccaccgatattaaaaaagtgtaaagtttagtggccataccgttaagaattgaagttcagtggtcacaatgttaaaattgataaagttcaattgccatgggtgtaatttacgtTTGGTTGGGTTGGCTTCATTTGGGATATGGGTGTAATTAGGAAGAAGGTAAGGATATAACAGTAAATAATGAAACCTTCGAAAATAAAAAGGTGCATGGAGTTTCCCACCCAAATTAAACCGCTCATAGTTTCCAAGATTCAAAATCCCGCTTCAAAGATATACAAATAATATTCAAAATCCATTTCTATCCTCTCATTTTCAATCTCCGGCTTTCAACTTCAGCTCTcaggtctctctctctctctctgcttTTCTGCAATTCGAATTAGatctaatttattttttttatttgcttaaaataataacaataaatattattttcttgaggGGTTCTTGAGGCATGGGGCTTTCGTTTCTGGCTAGCCTGATTTTCTATATAATTTCCAACTTCATTTTACTATCTGTGCTGTAAAGAGTTTGCGGATCTTGTTTCCTGAGTTTTGTTTTGTACTTTTTGGGTGAAATTTTAGACGAAAAGCAGGCGAAATATGGCCGGGAAAGGAGGGAAGGGGCTTTTGGCAGCCAAAACTACTGCTGCTAACAAGGACAAAGATAAGGACAAGAAGAGGCCTACTTCTCGCTCTTCTCGCGCTGGTATTCAGGTAACAATTAATATCTCTTCAATTGCCTAGGAAAATGTAATTTGATGTATTTTCTAGCATGTTTTGCCAATTTTTGAAGATTTCACGGAATCTTTTATTATCCAGAGAATTCTGGTTATGACCGCTATAGATCACTATCAAAAAATGCACAAAGTTTAATTTAAAGAGATCTTGAACAATTTTTACCTGGGCATGCTGATTTCTCTCCATGTATGGAgttttgaattttgaactaGCACAAATTTGAAGGGTATTGCAAAGTATGTACATTGTTCAACTTAACGATATGAGATTCGTGAATATCTGTATAATGTATCTGGATTGTAAATAGTAATATCATAAGGTAGGTCAACCACATTATACTGAGACCTTACCATTTCTTTTTTGAGTACCTGGTTCGAGCTGAATTAGTCGATTTCTTCCGATTGAGATGTCCGCAAGGAGAGGAGAAGAATTCTCTAGTTGTGTAGGTGGAAGTCATGTTTGGTTGTTATTCCCATTTGACAAAAAAGACCCTACTTTTGGAACATGTTTGATCTTAATAACCAGTTTCGACGTCTGTTTAGTGTATTATGCATATTGACCTTGCATTCCATTTTGGCAATTTCCCATAATTCTTTGAAATATAACATAAAATCACTTGAAAATTGCTCAGCGAGTCTTAAAAATTGTTACCAGTCATTACCCATCTCTCCAGACCATGTTAATATTTTGGTAGGGCTGAAGACTACCGATTTAACTATGTTATCTGACTTTTTCTTAAAATTGGTATGGAACTTAATGCTATAGACACCCAATAAGTTTTTTCTCAGTTATAATGATATGCTGGAGCTGAACCCTCGCTATTAGCTGTTTTACTTGATTTTGTCATTAATAGTGGAAATAAATCTAGTTTTGGGGTCTCGTAGGAAACATGTTAGGCAGTGTAGACGAGTATAGAAAACAAACCAGGAGAAAGTTTGCATTTTGAAATTACCTTGGAGGAGCTGTCATTCCATGTTCACCTTGTTGTGATTATTACTTATTCAAGAGATGTATAGTTCCTGTTTTGTATTGAAAAGCTCACCACTTTGGTTTGTTGAATTGTGGTTTCAGTTTCCAGTTGGTCGTATTCATCGGCATCTGAAGACAAGGACAGCTGCAAATGGAAGGGTTGGGGCAACTGCTGCAGTCTACTTGGCTTCAATTCTGGAATATCTGACTGCAGAGGTTCTTGAATTGGCTGGAAATGCAAGTAAGGATCTTAAGGTGAAGAGAATCACTCCCAGGCATCTGCAGCTGGCCATCAGAGGTGATGAAGAACTTGATACACTGATCAAGGGGACAATTGCTGGAGGTGGAGTCATACCTCACATCCATAAGTCTCTCATTAACAAAACAACCAAAGACTGATTTCAAGCCATGTTTAACTTTACAAGTTTGTTTTAATTCCCACGGCTTTGCTTAATGTTATGTTGGATTATGTGTAGGACCTCTTGGTTAGTAACTTAGTACATATTATTTGACTTCTAGGGTTGCCCTCCAGAACTGGTTAAATTGATTTAGATTAGGCTTGATTACTGTTTGTTGGACCATTATTCTAAATTCCTTGGTTTTCATTATTCATTTTCTTGATTAACTGTGTTCATGCTTTACAATCTAAGGACAGAAAGTAATCTCATGATCTAAGGTGTTACAGCAGA encodes:
- the LOC136220441 gene encoding histone H2A variant 1, producing MAGKGGKGLLAAKTTAANKDKDKDKKRPTSRSSRAGIQFPVGRIHRHLKTRTAANGRVGATAAVYLASILEYLTAEVLELAGNASKDLKVKRITPRHLQLAIRGDEELDTLIKGTIAGGGVIPHIHKSLINKTTKD